GAAGTGGATGCTACTGATATCCATTTAATTTGTGATTCTGCACCAGCAGTTAGAGTTCATAAAGAACTTTATGCCATTGAAAATGCAGAAAAACTTACACCAGAGATTTGTGTCCATCTTGCACTTAGTATAATGAGTGATAAAAACAAAGAGGAACTTCAAAGTGTAGGACAATCTGACTTTGCATTTTCTATGGGAGATTACGGCAGATTCAGAGCTAATGTTTTTATGCAAAGAGGTAACGTATCTTTAGCACTTAGAAGAATTTCATCTAAAATACCTAACTTTGATGTTTTAAATTTACCAAAGGCAATTAAGGGTTTTAGTAATTTACATAAGGGACTTGTACTTATTACCGGAGCAACAGGAAGTGGTAAATCAACTACCTTAGCGAGTTTATTAGATATTATAAATACAGAAAAGAGAAAACATATTATAACTATTGAAGACCCTATAGAGTATTTACATGAACATAAACTTTGTAGAGTTAATCAAAGGGAAATAGGCAACGATACGGATTCTTTTGCAGGAGCTTTAAGAGCTGCACTAAGAGAAGATCCTGATGTAGTGCTAGTAGGGGAAATGAGAGATCCTGAAACTATAAATATTGCGTTAACAGCAGCAGAAACAGGACACTTAGTGTTCTCTACATTACATACTGTAGGTGCTGCTAAAACAATAGATAGAATAATTGACGTATTCCCAGCAGATAGCCAAGGACAGATAAGAAGTCAGCTGGCTACTGTTCTAAAGGGTGTTGTGTCTCAGGAATTAGTACCTAGATGTGATAAAAAAGGTATTGTGGCTGCCTGCGAAGTTATGATAACTACACCTGCTATTAGTAACTTAATAAGAGAAGGAAAACCTCATCAAATTAATAATATGATTCAAGGTGGGGCTGACATGGGTATGCAAACCCTAGATTCGCATTTAGCTGATCTTTGCCAAAAAGGAATTATATCCTACGATCATGCACATGAAAGAGCGCAGGACGAAAAATTATTTAACAGCATGACAAGTAGGAGGTGGTAGTATGCCAGTTTATCAGTATACCGCTAAGAATGTTAGTGGAGAAGTTGTAACTGGAAAGTTAACTTCCGAAAATCAGCAAGAGCTTAAAAAATCTTTATATGATAAAGGTTTATTCTTAACAAAATCAAAAGAACAAGGTTCTGGATTATCTCTTGATAAGATTTTTAATAGAGTTAAGCTGAAAGAATTTGTTATCTTCTGCAGACAGTTCTCTGTAATATTAGGTGCAGGACTTACTGTAGTTGAAGGTGTTTCAATTATGTCAGATCAGACAGAAAGTAAAAAGCTTAGAGAAGTACTTTTAGATGTCCATGAGCAACTTTTAAAGGGAAGTGTATTCTCAGAGGCATTAAAAGCTCATTCAGACGTATTTCCGGAATTTTTTATAAATATGATTCAAGTTGGAGAAGCCAGTGGTTCATTAGAACTTATTTTAGATAGACTTGCAGAGTACTACGAAAAAGAAAACAAAATGAGAAAGAAAGTAAAGGGAGCTTTAACTTATCCTATTGTAGTAATAATTGTTGCTATTGGGGTTATCTCTTTACTTATGCTTAAAGTTCTTCCTATGTTTGCGGACATGCTATCTGGCATGGGTGGAGAGCTTCCATTACTTACAAAGATAATGATGAATATTAGTAATTTTATGGCGAAAAACTTTTTATTACTAACCCTTGTAAATGTATCTGTAGTAGGAGGCCTTGCATATTATTTCACTACAGAGGATGGAAGATATAAATGGGACGCCATCAAACTAAATGCCCCATTAATTAAAAAATTAACTGTAAAAGTAGTAACCTCAAAATTTGCTAGAAGTATGGGTATTCTTTTGAAAAGTGGTATTCCTATTATGAATGCCATGGATATAATGACAGGACTTGTAGGAAATAAAATAATTGAGGAAAAATTTAAAGGATGTAGTGAAGAAGTAAGAGGCGGGAAAGGAATATCAAAACCATTAAAAAATATGAACATATTCCCACCAATGCTAATTCACATGGTTTCTGTTGGAGAAAACACAGGAGAACTAGACGATATGCTTACAAGAACAGCAGTTTTCTTTGACGAAGAAGTAGAAGAAACCGTAGAACAATTAACCACACTAATAGAACCTATAATGATTATAGTACTGGGTTCTATAGTGGCAGTAATTATCTTGGCTGTTATGCTACCTATGGTTAGCGTTATGCAAAATATACAATAATATATAAAACTTAGGAGGTTTTAAAATGTCATTTTTAAAGAAACTTAAATCAAAGAAAAAAGGGTTTACCCTTATTGAGCTTATAGTAGTTATAGCAATACTAGGAATACTTGCTGCTATACTATTACCAAGATTCTCAGGGTTTACTGATAGTGCAAGGGAAAAAGCAGCAAAATCTGAAGCAAAAGCAGTATATACAGCATTAGAAACATATTATGCTGAAAAAGGTAGTTATCCAGCAACTATAAATGCTGAGGGTATGAAAGTAGCAACTAAAATAGAAGGTTCAGAGATTACTTATACTAAAGATAAAGCACCAGCATTTACTATAACAAAAGGGGAAATCACTGCAGAGTGTAATGCTGAAGGAACTATAACTACAAAGAAAGCTGAAGGAAAGTAAGTTTAGTAACAAGTAAAACTGTATTTAAAAACTTATATAATCCCTATGACTAATTCTCATGGGGATTATATAAGTTATAAGTAATGCACAAGTATGTTCTTATGTATTATTTATAACTTATATAAGAAGGTGGGGGTAGAATGATTATTAAAAAGGCGAAAAAGGGTTTTACTCTAATTGAAATTATTGTGGTCTTAGCTATTTTGGGCATACTTCTCGGCATGACGGCTCCTAGTGTATCGAAGCAAATAAGTGCAGATAAGGAGAGGGATAGAGAGGCTCATGAGGTTATGATAAATAAAGCTATAAGACAGTATTATGCCCTTGAGGGAAAATATCCAGTGGAAATTGCTAAACTAAAGGAAAAGAAGTTTGGTCCTAATATTGACAATGAAAAATATATATATGAGCACCAAGAAGGAGAAGAAATTAAAGAAGTGAGAGTGAAGCTAAAATGATGAAGAGGAAAAAAGGATTTACTCTTATAGAGGTTATGGTGGTAGTTGCTTTAATTTCTATTTTAATGGGTATTATTAGTGTCTTTGTTATAAATAGTAGTAGATTTGCAAGTGATAGCAAAAAGAATTTTAATTCATTAAGTGAAGCTAGAATAGCTATGTCTTATTTAACCATGAAAATAAGAGAACATGATACTGAAGGCTGTATGACTTTTAAGGATAATAGCCTAAATATTAAAGGAAATTCTTCTCCTGAAGATACAAAGAAGATAGATAAGTATTATGTATATTTTAAAGAGGGACAACTTATAGAAAAGGATTTGACCATAGGAAAGGAAAACTCCATTGCGAAAATTAATTCTTTTGAAATGGAGAGGGTAAAGGACAAAGATAAAAGAGAAACTCAGGAAGTTAATATTAAAATAGGGTATTTAAATAAGGATAATAAGGAACTTTTCTTAGAAGGAAACCTTACGACTAATAACAAATAAAAGGAGGAATACATAAAGTGTTTTCTAAAAAGATTACAGGAAATATACTTGGTATAGATATTGGTACAGAAAAAATATCCTTCGCTTTAGTGAAGCAAGGAGGTAAGGAAGAGGTACTTATGCTGGATTCCATAGATGTACCTAAAAGTTTAGTAGTAAATGGAGAAATAAATGACGCTCTAGCTATTGGTGCTGAGATAAAGAAGTACATAAGTATTAAAAATTTAAAGCCTAAGGCAGTAGCACTTTCTATAGGCTCACCACAAGTTATAATAAGAGACTTTAAGATTCCTCAGGTTAAGAAAAAAGAAATTGAAAATTCCATTATAGAAGAAATTTCAAAGACTTATAGAGGAGTTTCAGAATCACATAATATAAGTTATAAAATAACTAATGAATCCAAGTCAGAACTAAAAGGCATAGTAGCACTTTGTCCTAAAAATATAGTAGAAGATTATATTAAAGTTGGTTATGAAGTTGGAGAAGATTTAAAATACATAGATGTAAACTCAAATACTACTGCAAAAGCTTTAAAATGCTTTACTAATTACGGTAAGAATTCTGGAAATATAGTCATGGTAGATATAGGACTTCAAAAGTCTACAGTTAACATTATTTCTAATGGTAATTTAGTAATCAGTAGACAAGTTCCTAATGGGGGATTAGATTTAGATAAACTAATTTCAAAGGAATTTAATATATCCTTAGAAGATGCTAAAAAGAGTAAAGAACAAGGATACAATGGTATGGTAAATAAAGAATCTATGGAGACGTATTTAAGAAGTGCTTACAATGGAATAGAACAAGAAATAGGAAATACATTAAACTTCTTCATACAAAATATTAGTAAGCAAGGTATAAATAGTATAGTTTTAATTGGTGGGGGAAGTAAAGTTTCAGGTATAGACAATTATTTCCAGGAAATATTCAAAATACCTACTGTAATATTAGGAGAATCAGATTTAAATAATAAAAAAGTAAAAAATTCAGATATGCTTTCAATGTTTATGCCTGCCATTGGAGCAGCAATAAGGGAGGACTAAATACATGAGGGATATAAACTTTTTAAAGAATAATAGCATATTAAAGCAAAACAATTCTTCAGAGCGTACTGCAAAATTATTAGGAACCTCATTGAAAGTAGTAGTTGTGTTAGTAGTTTTAGGATATGCTGCAGTTTTTGCTATTAACTATGTTCTTGGACTTAGAACTGATATGGTAAAAACTGATATGGCACAATATTCAGAGGTTATCGAATTAAATGAAAAAATTAAAACTTATACTAGACGTATGAGCGATATTTCTAGCATAGTTGAAAAATCAGAAAAAAACATAGTAATGAATTCGGATAGATTAAAATCTATTGGAGAGATAATGCCAGATAATGTATCTTTATTAAATTACACTACAGGTGAAGGAAGTAAAATATCCATAGAAGGTAGAGCTTCAGATAAAGCTGGTATTGCTTACTTTATGTACAATCTTAAAAATAGTAAATTTTTTAAAGATGCAGAGTTAAAGGCTATAAACAATACAAATAATAAAAATGCAGAATATACATTTTTAGTTGAATTAAAGTAAGAGAAAAGGAGGGATAGCATGAAAACTAAATTTAAGCTTGATTTAAAAACAAAAGTATCTATGTCTGAAAAAGAAAAAACCTTAGTGATGGTTCTTCTACTTGTTGTTATAGTTTATGTAGCAAAGACTTTTCTATTTGCATCGAAAATTGAGGAGTTATCATCTACTATATCAGAATATGATAAAGTTAGAAAAAAACATACTATGTTAAAAGAACAAAGTAAAGAAATACCTAAACTTAAAAAACAGGAAAAAGAACTTTCTTTTAAATATAAAAGAATGGAAAGACAAGTACCTCCTTATATGTCAGAGGCTAGTACAATACTTATAATGGATCAAGAAGCAAAGGCATCATCACTAAATATTAAAGCTATATCCTTTGATAAGGTAGATTATATAGAAAAAGATACATATTTAAACCAAAGTAAAGAGGCTTCGGAATCTAAAGAAGGCGCAGAAAAAGAAGGCAAAAGTGGAGAAGCTTCTAAAGCAAATAGTAATCCTTCAGAAAATAGAAATACAAAAGGTCCAAAGGTTATTTTAACTGATATGAGCATTGGCTATGAAGGAAACTATGATGCGGTTTATAAATTTATAAAAAGATTAGAAGAGCATGAAAGAAAAATATTTATAAATCAAGTATCTATGAATATAGGGGATGCAAAAGGCCTTAAAGGAAATTTAAAGTTACAGTTAATAAGTTATGCAGAAAATGATGAGGAAATAAAAGAAAAATTAACTCTTCCAGAAAATAAGGGTAAGTTTAACTTGTTTAACGTAAGTGGAGAGGCGATTCAGGATTTATATAGTAAAAGCTATTATACTCCAAACATGGTTCTAAATATTAAGCCTTATAATGAAGAAGGACCTAAATACATATTTTCAGAGTACGGGAAGACAGAAAATGAAATATATAGTAATGGTCTAAGTTCTTCAGAAGGAAAGTTGAAAATAGAAAAATTAGACAAAAATTTTAGAATAACTTATTCCTTAGGTAAAGTTTCTAAAACTATTGAAAAAGAAATAAAACCTAAAGATAACACTTTAAGATTAGATGTAATTTCTCATAAAAGAGTTAATGTAGATGACAAAATGGAAATGAAAATGGAAATAGAAAATAAAACACCATATGTAATAGAAGTTAATGTAGTTAATGACGATTTAGACAAACCTATTTTTACTCTTAAGAAAGATGAAAAAAATGTTGCTTTAAAAAGGGTGAATAGATAAATGAAAAAAAATAAAGGCTTTACTTTAATAGAAGTTATAATATCAATAGCTATAATTTCTATAGTAGGTTTTTCAGTAATGAACATGTTTAATACTTCTACTAAAGTTAATAGAAATGCAAAGGAATTAGATTATGCTAATTTAAAGGCTACTAACACAGTAGAGAAAATTAAAAATGCCCCCTTAGAGTTTACAAAGACTATGGATCTAAGGGATGAAGCTTATTTTAAGGGTGAGCAAGGAGTTATTAATAAGGAAGATGCTGACAGATTAATAAAGAAGTATGCTAAGGTTATATATTACGACTATAGTTGGAACGAAGTATCTAAAAAGAAAGATGCTAAATTTAAGGCAACGGTTAATTTAACTGAAGAAAGATTTCTTGGAAAACCCACATCAGTTAAACCTAAGAAGTATATAACTAACTCAACAAAAGAACCAACTATTTATGGGAATGCCACAGATTATCTTATAATAGCTGTAAACATACCGAAAGAGGCTAGGGCTCCAGGTATTAATGCAGATTTTGAAACCTATGTTTTAGAGGATTTTACCAAGGAAAAATTTAATGAGTGGTTATATTCAGAAGGTGGGCATAAAGAAGGTGGATATAAAGAAGTTTATATTAATCGAATAATGCGTAAAGATGGCTTAAATAGAAAAGATGCCCAAGATAAGTATTATCTTACTAAGAATCTGGGATATGATACATTTAGACTATATGCTTTAAGAGATATGCAATTAGAATGGCAACATGACTATGAAGTGGCTACGGGTGTTGATGGACGTTCTATTGATAGTATTCCATTTTATTTAAAATTTAATAATCCCAATAAGAAATATAATATTGAAGTTTTAAATGATTGCAGTAAAAAGTTGGATATTTATATAGTAGGTGATGAAACTAAGGCTATAAAAAAGAACACTAAATTTAATCTAGCACAGGGGACCTTTAGCACAACCTATTTAAATGAGGGTAGAGTATATGAAACAAAATTTCATGGGAATGTAACAGTAAGTTCAGTAGATAATAAAAGAACTCTTTCAAAATTACCAATAAATCAGTATAGACCTAATTAGGTCTATACTTTTAAGGGGGAACATTATGAACAGGGTAAAATTAAAAAAAAGTAAAAAAGGTTCTTCTTTAATTATGGTGTTAGTTGTAACTCTTTTAATAATTACTTTAGGTAGCGTATCATTATCTATGTCACTTAGCAATGTTAGAATGTCTTCTAAAGTTAAGGGATATAATGAAGATTATTATAATCTTGAGGATTTTGCAGCAAATATGTTAGAAGACCTAGATAAAAAGTTAAAAGAATGTGAAGAACAAGCATTAGATTACTTTAAAAAGGAATTATATAGACAAGAGCGAAGTGATACAAATGTTGAACCTGTTAGTAATTTTAAAAATCCAAGCAGTAATCAAAAGTTTATATATAGTAGATGGAAAAATTCAGTTAGTAAAGCTACTATAATTCCGGGTACAGAGATACATAACACTCAGGCATATGATGAGAAGTTTGAAAAGTTTTTTAATGAGGCGTTTAATAGAATTTATTACTCATACGCTCAGAAGAAATTAGAAGGTTTTAAGTATCCCTCAGAAGAAGAGAAAGTTCCAAATGATATGGATCTTGAACTTACTTTAAGGAATTCCAAGGACTTTAGTAGGGTAGGAGAAAATGATGATTGGGATAAGATGGGGCTTACCAGTGGGGATTTTAAAATAAGTTTTACTATAAAGGGTAAAGAGGGGAAGAAGTTATCTGGCGATGTAGCTATAATACCTCCACATTACAATACTTTAAAGAAAGAACAATATAAAACTCTTAGGCCTAATCCTATATGGACAAATGCCTTGGTAGCAGGAGGTACAATGAGATTTGAGTCTAGGAGTAATTATAATATTTATGGTGATGTAATCTCTATGGAGGAAAATAAAAAGGATACAACAGGAATTTATTTTGGTGATAGAAGTAAATTAAGATTACATGGAAATTTAATCACATCAAACAACATTGCATTATATGGTGATTCACACAATATAACAATAGATAGAACTAGCGGAATAATCACTAAGGCAAAGGAAAAAGTTTTTAATAATAATTATGGATTTGATGATCAAAATAGAGGTATATATCCAAACTTCACTAACCCTAGGCCGCATGAAATAGTGGAAGATAGCCCAAATCCATATAAGAAGAATAGTATACCACTGTTATTTGATGATATTATAGGTGGAAATGTATATTGTAACCTATTTTCAACTTCTACAACAAATGCTAAAATACAAATGAGAAATATTATGGTTAAGGATAGGGTAAAGGTTAATGGAGCTAATAATTCCGTAAAAATTAATAATTTATTAATTGGAACAGGAAGTGGCACTGTTGAATGTATAAATGATCCTTATTCCACAGATATCAATAAACTTGAAGTAGATGGTGCTTATATAGCAGATGGAAAAGGTGATTTAAAGGGATTTGATGAATCTCAAAGTCGTCATATTTATAATATGCTTTCCAAACCTAAACAAATAGATACAAATTGGTTTCCTACCAATACAGATGAGGTTAAGGTTTTAGATAATATTATAAATAAAAAAGCAACTACTCTAGGAGTTGGAGGAACTAGGTCTATAAATAGTTTTGTTAATGATGAAAACCTAAAAACTAAACAAGGTCAGCCTATACCAGAAGCTGCATCTAAGATTAGGTATATAAAGAGTAATGGTACGCTAGAGTTAAAGAATGGAGAAGAGATAAACGCCATAGTATATGGTGAAGGTTCTATAACTATAAGTGGAAATGGTAGCATAAATGGAGTTATTATAGCTAAGGGGAATATTACATTTAAGGGTAATATAAATGTAAAATATGATGAAACGGTTATACAAAATGCTATAAAAGAGTCTCCTTATGCGCAACAGCTTTTCGCACCAGGACAAAGGGGATCAGCCCTTACTTTGAGAACGGATGATCAAGGTAATGAGGTTACTTATGAAAAAGAGAATCTTAATAATAGTAAAGCTATAGATAGAATTCAATCAAAAAGATATAATATAATCAAATGGAATAGAAAATAAGATTCTGTAATAAAAGATTTTCTGCTTTGCAGGAAATCTTTTGTTTTAGACAGAACTTTATCTTAGTTAGATTTAAATTTGGAAATATAAATTACTTATTTTAATATAAAGAGGTGAAAAATATGGATGTAAATGCTTTATTTCAAATACTTATATTTTTCCTAGGTGCTACCATAGGTAGTTTTTTAAATGTTTGTATATATAGAATACCAAAGGGAGAGTCTATAGCATATCCCCCATCTCATTGTACTAACTGTAATGGAAAAATAAAGTTCTATGACTTATTTCCTATAATCAGTTGGATGTTTCTTAAGGGAAAGTGTAGAAATTGCAGGGAGAAAATATCTATTAGATATCCCTTAGTAGAGTTTTTTACGGGAATATGCTTTCTTTTAATTTTCTTAAAGTATGGACTAACTATTGAAACTTTAAAGTTTTCTTTGCTTACTGTATTTTTAATTGTAATTGGACTTATAGATTATGATACCATGGATGTATACACTTTTATTACTTGGAGTGGTATAATACTAGGTGGAATTTTTATAATTATAAGTTATTTTAGAGGTCAGGGAGTTTTAACCTATGTATATGGAGTTTTACTTGGTGGAGGCTTTATTGCTTTAATTATTATACTAACATCAGGTATGGGCTGGGGTGATGTAGAGATTTGTGCATTGTCTGGTATATTTTTAGGCTTTTCTAACACAGTAGTTATGCTATTTTTTTCTTTTATATGTGGAGGAGTTATTGGTGCAATTCTAATAATTACAGGAAAAAAGGGAAGGAAAGAAGCCATGCCTTTTGGTCCTTTTATAGCTTTAGCCTCTATAATAACTATACTTATAGGAGATGCCATTATAAATTGGTACATAGGTAGATTTTTTTAAGGAGGAGTTAGAATATGAATGTAGTATTGTACGGAGCCTTAGGTAGTCTTATTGCAGGTCTTGCAACAGCTTTTGGGGCTATACCTATACTGTTTACTAAGAAGGTTTCCCATAAGGTATTAGATGGTATGCTTGGTTTTGCAGCTGGGGTTATGCTTGCAGCAACTTGTTTTAGTTTAATAGTGCCAGCCTTAGATGCGTCTGGTAACAATGTTAAGGGCGCTTTTATAGTAGCCGGTGGTATTTTATTTGGGGGAATATTTTTAGATTTAATTGATAAGTATGCACCTCATGAGCATCTTCTACAAAATAGGAGAGAGGGTGGAGCTTCATCTCTTGCAAAAGTGTGGCTATTTATTATAGCAATAACTATACATAATTTCCCAGAAGGTTTAGCAGTTGGAGTTGGATTCGGTTCAGGTAATTTTAAAGATGGTATGAGCTTAGCTATAGGAATAGGCCTTCAGAATATGCCAGAGGGACTTGCTGTTGCCTTAGCTTTAATTAGGGAAGACTATACACCTAAGAAAGCATTTTTAATTGCACTTTTAACTGGTCTTGTAGAGCCTATAGGAGGACTTTTTGGTGCAGGACTTGTAAATATTGCACAGCCAGTATTACCTTTTATATTAGCTTTTGCTGCTGGGGCAATGCTATTTGTAATTAGTGACGAGATAATACCAGAGACACATGAACATGGATTTGAAAGAGTTGCAACATATGGACTTCTTATAGGTTTTGTAATCATGATGATAATGGATGTTACTTTGGGATAACACATCAGATTCGAATTTAAAGACTGAAAATAAAATATTTTGTTTTCAGTCTTTTATTATATTGTATTTTCTAAATATTTTCAATTTAGAAAATAAAGATAATTTGAGAAAATAAGAGAGCAAATAAGTATTTATAGACTAAGTTAATATTTTCATAAACTTTTTTAATTATATCTTTTTGGAGAAAACCAAAAAATAGTATATAATGTTTTATGTGATAAAATATACTTAGTAGAAGGGATTTAGTTATAATGAGTAAGAAAATTGACTATTTACAAAAGATATATGATAAGAATCCAGTAACAGGAAATTATATTATAGAAGTTGCTTTAGATAAATATACAGATGTTTTTAACGATTGGGATCATGCATCTTATAAGAAAAGAGATATGGACCCAGACCTTGCCTATTTTTTAGAAGATTGTGCCGATGATATTCCTAGTAAGCATAAATTTGATATTTGTTTTTATGTACCTAAGGAGGTAAAGGACAAAAGGTGAGAGGAAGTAATAATTCTGGGAGTAAAAACATATTATTCTTTCTATCTACACTCAGAATTAAAAACACTTAGACGTACTTACAAAACTATTTTTATATATGTTTTAACTTCATTTATTATTCTACTTACAAAGATGTTTCTAGTTCTTATATCTAAGCCTACCATATTATTTAATACTATATCTGAAAGTATGAACGTAGGTGGATGGATATTCTTATGGGAAGCCTTATCACTTGTGTTTATAAATAGAAGTGACTCTGTAACCAATACTAAAAAATATAAACGTTTCCTGAATGCAAAGATATATTTTAAATATAGTGAAGATGATGATATGTTAAAATAAATTTAAGCATATAAAGTCCTTTATGAATTTTATTTCCTTCAATGGTAATAATATTACTAGAATACGATTACCTAAAGGAAGTGATAGTGTGTTTAAAAAAAATCCTATAGAGTTTTTATTTTGGTGGGAAGCTCTTAAGTGTAAAGGAAAGAGAAATTATATTTTTAAAATTGGTATTATAAAGACTGGAGTCATATTTTCTATTATATACATAAGTAGTTCTTTTGCACTTAGATATATTTCAAATAGGTTTTTATTTAAATACTTGTTTATAGGTTATTTTATTGGATTTACTTTAATAGGTTTAATAAGTTATATAGCTTTTTCTAAGCTTTGGGATTTTTATAATGAAAAGTTTTTAAAGCTTAATTTAACTAGTATTGCAAAACAAAATAATAAGTTAAATATTATAGAGAAAATTAGAGAATAAAATAGAGTGTTCAAAGGATAAGTTCTAATTTATCCTTTGGCACTCTATTTTTAAGTTCTAGTATTTACTTTTGTAGTTTCTCTATACCTATTTTAATTCTGTTTATGCTCTCTTCACGTCCTAAAATGTATGCAAGTTCAAAAGCACCACCAGCACTAGATGCTTTTCCAGATAGAGCAGTTCTAATAGGCCATAACATTTGTCCGTTTTTAATACCAAGCTCTTTTACAAAGCTTAAAACTGTAGTTTCTAAGTTTTCTAAGGTCCATGACTCTAAATTTTCAAGTACAGGTAAAACCTTAGTTAGACTTTCTAATGCAACCTCAGGATTAGTTTTCATTTTTTTATGAGTATACAATTCTATATCATAATCTGGAAGTTCATTAAAGAAATCTATTTTTCCTGGTACTTCTGTTAATTGTTCTACTCTTGTTTGAAGTAGTTCACTGATAGCTTCAAGATTTACACTTTCTTTTGTAATTATACCCTTATAGAAATCAAGAGCCATTTTGTGGAATTCCTCTTTAGGTAATGCTTTTATATATTCACCATTCATCCATCTAAATTTCGGCATATCAAAAACTGCAGGAGCTTTATTAATATTTCTATAGTCAAAAGCTTCTATTAATTCTTTAAGGCTAAATAACTCTCTATTATCACCAGGGTTCCAGCCAAGTAATGCTACAAAGTTAACTATAGCTTCGGTTAAGAAACCTTGTTCTACTAAGTCTTCATAAGAAGAGTGGCCACTTCTTTTACTTAATTTTTGATGTTCTTCATTTGTAATAAGTGGGCAATGAACATATGTAGGAATATCCCATCCAAAAGCTTCATAGAGCCTATTGTACTTAGGTGTTGAGGATAAGTATTCATTTCCTCTAACCACATGAGTTATTTCCATTAAATGGTCATCGATTACATTTGCAAAATTAT
The nucleotide sequence above comes from Hathewaya histolytica. Encoded proteins:
- a CDS encoding type IV pilus twitching motility protein PilT, yielding MIDITNIEEIIRYAAEVDATDIHLICDSAPAVRVHKELYAIENAEKLTPEICVHLALSIMSDKNKEELQSVGQSDFAFSMGDYGRFRANVFMQRGNVSLALRRISSKIPNFDVLNLPKAIKGFSNLHKGLVLITGATGSGKSTTLASLLDIINTEKRKHIITIEDPIEYLHEHKLCRVNQREIGNDTDSFAGALRAALREDPDVVLVGEMRDPETINIALTAAETGHLVFSTLHTVGAAKTIDRIIDVFPADSQGQIRSQLATVLKGVVSQELVPRCDKKGIVAACEVMITTPAISNLIREGKPHQINNMIQGGADMGMQTLDSHLADLCQKGIISYDHAHERAQDEKLFNSMTSRRW
- a CDS encoding type II secretion system F family protein; this encodes MPVYQYTAKNVSGEVVTGKLTSENQQELKKSLYDKGLFLTKSKEQGSGLSLDKIFNRVKLKEFVIFCRQFSVILGAGLTVVEGVSIMSDQTESKKLREVLLDVHEQLLKGSVFSEALKAHSDVFPEFFINMIQVGEASGSLELILDRLAEYYEKENKMRKKVKGALTYPIVVIIVAIGVISLLMLKVLPMFADMLSGMGGELPLLTKIMMNISNFMAKNFLLLTLVNVSVVGGLAYYFTTEDGRYKWDAIKLNAPLIKKLTVKVVTSKFARSMGILLKSGIPIMNAMDIMTGLVGNKIIEEKFKGCSEEVRGGKGISKPLKNMNIFPPMLIHMVSVGENTGELDDMLTRTAVFFDEEVEETVEQLTTLIEPIMIIVLGSIVAVIILAVMLPMVSVMQNIQ
- a CDS encoding type II secretion system protein, translated to MSFLKKLKSKKKGFTLIELIVVIAILGILAAILLPRFSGFTDSAREKAAKSEAKAVYTALETYYAEKGSYPATINAEGMKVATKIEGSEITYTKDKAPAFTITKGEITAECNAEGTITTKKAEGK
- a CDS encoding type II secretion system protein yields the protein MIIKKAKKGFTLIEIIVVLAILGILLGMTAPSVSKQISADKERDREAHEVMINKAIRQYYALEGKYPVEIAKLKEKKFGPNIDNEKYIYEHQEGEEIKEVRVKLK
- a CDS encoding type II secretion system protein, giving the protein MMKRKKGFTLIEVMVVVALISILMGIISVFVINSSRFASDSKKNFNSLSEARIAMSYLTMKIREHDTEGCMTFKDNSLNIKGNSSPEDTKKIDKYYVYFKEGQLIEKDLTIGKENSIAKINSFEMERVKDKDKRETQEVNIKIGYLNKDNKELFLEGNLTTNNK
- the pilM gene encoding pilus assembly protein PilM, yielding MFSKKITGNILGIDIGTEKISFALVKQGGKEEVLMLDSIDVPKSLVVNGEINDALAIGAEIKKYISIKNLKPKAVALSIGSPQVIIRDFKIPQVKKKEIENSIIEEISKTYRGVSESHNISYKITNESKSELKGIVALCPKNIVEDYIKVGYEVGEDLKYIDVNSNTTAKALKCFTNYGKNSGNIVMVDIGLQKSTVNIISNGNLVISRQVPNGGLDLDKLISKEFNISLEDAKKSKEQGYNGMVNKESMETYLRSAYNGIEQEIGNTLNFFIQNISKQGINSIVLIGGGSKVSGIDNYFQEIFKIPTVILGESDLNNKKVKNSDMLSMFMPAIGAAIRED
- a CDS encoding PilN domain-containing protein — its product is MRDINFLKNNSILKQNNSSERTAKLLGTSLKVVVVLVVLGYAAVFAINYVLGLRTDMVKTDMAQYSEVIELNEKIKTYTRRMSDISSIVEKSEKNIVMNSDRLKSIGEIMPDNVSLLNYTTGEGSKISIEGRASDKAGIAYFMYNLKNSKFFKDAELKAINNTNNKNAEYTFLVELK
- a CDS encoding prepilin-type N-terminal cleavage/methylation domain-containing protein, which encodes MKKNKGFTLIEVIISIAIISIVGFSVMNMFNTSTKVNRNAKELDYANLKATNTVEKIKNAPLEFTKTMDLRDEAYFKGEQGVINKEDADRLIKKYAKVIYYDYSWNEVSKKKDAKFKATVNLTEERFLGKPTSVKPKKYITNSTKEPTIYGNATDYLIIAVNIPKEARAPGINADFETYVLEDFTKEKFNEWLYSEGGHKEGGYKEVYINRIMRKDGLNRKDAQDKYYLTKNLGYDTFRLYALRDMQLEWQHDYEVATGVDGRSIDSIPFYLKFNNPNKKYNIEVLNDCSKKLDIYIVGDETKAIKKNTKFNLAQGTFSTTYLNEGRVYETKFHGNVTVSSVDNKRTLSKLPINQYRPN